The genomic interval TCTGGATAACATCTCCACGAAACTCCTGAATACGCTCTTTCGTTCCTTCAGTGATTTTATATGATACAGTGATATTATCGCCAGGACCGAAATTCGGGTGTTTGTTGGCTGCGAAAAGCGCATTTTCAACGGCTTTCAGTTTTGGATTCATGACCTATTGGTTTATATATTTTTTTAAAAAGGCACGCAAAAATATGATTTTATGCGAAAACTAATAGTGGGAAGCAATCTTTATATTATTATTCTTCTCCTAATAAATCTGGCCGCCGGGCTTCTGTGCGTTCCAAAGCCTGCTCATGCCTCCATTCCATGATGTTTCTCTCATGACCAGAAAGCAATACTTCAGGTACTATTAATCCACGGAAATTTTCAGGACGAGTATAAACCGGTGGGGACAAAATATTATCCTGGAAAGAATCTGTTAGTGCGGAAGTTTCGTCGCTTAACACGCCCGGCAACAAACGACCAATAGCATCTACAAAGACGGCAGCAGCTAACTCACCACCACTCAAAACATAATCACCTATAGAAATTTCCTTAGTAATGTACAATTCGCGAATGCATCATCCACCCTTATAGTGTCCACATAAAATGATGCAACTCTTTTTTAGTGAAAGGGTATTCACCATTTTTTGATTCATCATCTCTCCGTCAGGAGTCATGTAAATTACTTCGTCATAGCTTCTTTCCTTTTTTAGGTGATCTATGCAATTAGCTATCGGTTCGCACATCATCACCATTCCTGCGCCTCCACCATATTGATAGTCGTCCACTTGCTTTTGTTTACTCGGTGTAAAGTCGCGAAGATCAATCAGGTTCACTTCTAATAGACCTTTTTGCCTAGCTCTTTTAATGATGGAGTGGTTAAAAGGACTTTCTAATAAAGAGGTGTGAACCGTAATAATATCTATTCTCATAAGTCAAGTAATCCTTCGGGCAAACGAAAGAGAATTTCTCTTTTAGGCCTGTTGATTTTTACAATGAATTCGTCCACCAAAGGGATAAGAATATCCTTGTCCTCTATTGATAAGAGGATCTGCCCGGGGCTTTCGATCATCTCATGAATTCGTCCGATAAGCCCTTCGGTTTCGTCGGAAGCAAGGAACCCGGTCAAGTCATGTTCCCCGGTATCTTCTTTTTTGAAATAGCTTGTAATGTCTTTTTCAAGAAGCAAGATTGCAGAGCCATTGTATCGCTTTGCAGTTTCCCGAGAGTTTATTTCTTCAAAGGTTATGATTCCATCTTTTTCTCCTATCCATTCTATTTTATTAATAAACTGAGGTGCGGAGTGATTCCCTGAAGTCAGAACAAAGTATTTTGGAAATCTGTTTTTACTTTTCAGTTCCAAGGATAATAGAAACCGAAAAGCCCCACTTATTCCGTGAGGCTTTCCGAGTTTGCCGACAGTTATGTACGATTCGGCCATTGATTAATAAATTACTATCCTTCTGTAGGAGGTTCTTGGGTATCAGCACTAGCGCTTGTCTCGGCAGCCGGAGCTTCTTGAGCAGTCGCCTCCGTTTCAGCGGCTTTCTTAGCCTCTTCGGCAACAGTTAATGCAGCCATACGTTTTGCATCGCGATCAGTTGCCTTCTTTTGTTCTTGCTCCAACAACTTGGCTTTGATTTCACTCTTATCCTTATGATGTTTTTTCTCGTGGTCCAGCGCTTTGTTTTTATGCTCGTCCATCCACAACTGATATTTTGATTCAGCCTCTTCGGCGGTCATGGCACCTTTTGCTACTCCGCGTAGAAGATGCTTCTTATAAAGGATGCCTTTATACTTAAAAATAGCATTTACGGTATCTGTAATCTCCGCACCCTTCTGAAGCCAGTTCACCGCTTTATCTACATCCAAATGGATGGTAGCGGGACGGGTCAGTGGATTATAGTCACCAATACGTTCAATGTAATTACCGTCGCGTGGTGCACGGCTGTCTGCCGCAACGATGTGATAAAAAGGGCGTTTGCCTCTGCCGTGTCTCTGTAATCTGATTTTTACTGCCATGTCTTAAAATTAATTTAAGGATTGGTTATGAAATATATTTCTTGAAAAAGGAGCGCAAATATGAATGAATAAAATGGAAATAGCAAGGCTTGATGAGATTATGACCAAAATATTTGCGCAGAAATTAAATTGATAGAGGGATATAAACCCTTCAACTAGAGACGGGACAGACAATGTTTTCGAGTGCCGTATTCCGCTGGACTTCGCGCAGGTCACCAACAAGTTATTTACTTTGACATCTAAAGTAGGAAAGATGAAAATAAATTCTTTATGACCTATGCTATGAAAACAGGATGAATAAACGCAAACGTAATAAGCAGGTGGTGCATGCCTTGATAATTTATAAAAGAAGCGATTTATGAATGTCTTTTATTGTCCGGATGCCATGTTAAATGAACTATGTGTTCTAGACGAAACAGAATCCAAACATATTGTGAGCGTTTTACGCAAACGAGAGGGAGAGGAGCTATTTGTCTTTGACGGGAAAGGAAACCTATTTGATGCACGGATTATTTCTGTTGGCAAGAAGGAAGTGACGGTTCGTGTCGCAAAACTGTTGGAAGCTGATGCGGGGAATAAATCTTCTCTACATATCGCTATTGCTCCACCCAAAAACATAGAGCGCTTCGAGTGGTTTATTGAAAAGGCAACTGAAATTGGTATTAGCCAAATCACTCCGCTTTTATGTACCCGTTCCGAAAGGAGAGAATTGAGGATTGACCGACTGCAGCGGGTAATGCTAAGCGCCTGCAAGCAAAGTCTGAAATATCAAATTCCAGTGCTGAATGAAATGATAAAGTATGATGAACTCCTTCGTTCGTTCAATGGTGAGAGTCGTAAATTCATTGCTCACTTGGATGAAAAGTCTCTGCATTTTAAACAAGCATATCATGGAGGTTTTGATGTGGTCATGCTTATAGGCCCCGAAGGGGACTTTACGCCGGAGGAAATAGCGCTCGCTGTCCAACGCGAATTCGAACCCGTTATATTGGGCAAAAGCCGTTTGCGGTTGGAAACTGCCGGAGTTTATGCAGCCGCCGCTTTTAATATGGCGAATGAATGATAGTTTTACGCGGCATGAAAAGAGTATTGATTACCGGTTTGATTCTTTGGATCTGTTGCGCATTTGTAGTAGTTGATCAGCCTATAAAGATTGCTCTCTTGAAATATAACGGCGGAGGAGATTGGTACGCCAACCCTACCTCACTTCCCAATCTGGCTAAGTATTGCAACCAAAACATAGGTACTAATATAGATACCGACATTCCAAGTGTGGAAGTGGGAAGTGCCGAAATTTTCAATTACCCTTTTGTTCACATGACTGGCCACGGCAACGTGGTGTTTAACGAACAGGAGCTGTCCAATCTTCGCGCCTATTTGGTCGGTGGCGGATTTCTTCATGCAGATGATAACTATGGTATGGACAAATTCATCCGGCCACAGTTAGAGAAACTATTCCCGGGTTCTAAGTTGATTGAGCTTCCCTTTTCTCATGCAATATTTCACCAGAAATATGACTTCCCAAATGGCCTACCTAAGATTCATGAACATGATGGCCTGCCTCCGCAAGCTTTTGGCATCTTTCATGAAGGAAGATTAGTAGTGCTTTATACCTATCAATGTGATTTAGGCGATGGGTGGGAAGACCCCGAAGTGCATAAAGATCCCGAACCGGTCCGCGAAAAGGCACTGAAGATGGGCGCCAATATTATCCGCTACGTTTTCTCCAACTGATTACTTCTCGACAAGCAGTGCGCGGTTTATATCATGAATCAGTTTAGGTCCCTGATAGATATAGCCCGTATAAAGCTGTAACAAATCAGCCCCCGCCTCCAGTTTGTCCATAGCATCTTGAACATTCATAATTCCGCCCACGCCTACGACCGGAATCTTCACGCCGCCATTCAATTCTTTGGAACGAATAGAAATATGCTTGATTATCTCGGTGGCTTTTTGCGTCAACGGTTGGCCACTTAGTCCTCCGGCACCGAATCTTTCTATCTCCTCTTTTGAATAATCCAGTCTTTCGCGGCTGATGGTC from Bacteroidota bacterium carries:
- the rpsP gene encoding 30S ribosomal protein S16, with the protein product MAVKIRLQRHGRGKRPFYHIVAADSRAPRDGNYIERIGDYNPLTRPATIHLDVDKAVNWLQKGAEITDTVNAIFKYKGILYKKHLLRGVAKGAMTAEEAESKYQLWMDEHKNKALDHEKKHHKDKSEIKAKLLEQEQKKATDRDAKRMAALTVAEEAKKAAETEATAQEAPAAETSASADTQEPPTEG
- a CDS encoding 16S rRNA (uracil(1498)-N(3))-methyltransferase, with translation MNVFYCPDAMLNELCVLDETESKHIVSVLRKREGEELFVFDGKGNLFDARIISVGKKEVTVRVAKLLEADAGNKSSLHIAIAPPKNIERFEWFIEKATEIGISQITPLLCTRSERRELRIDRLQRVMLSACKQSLKYQIPVLNEMIKYDELLRSFNGESRKFIAHLDEKSLHFKQAYHGGFDVVMLIGPEGDFTPEEIALAVQREFEPVILGKSRLRLETAGVYAAAAFNMANE
- the rimM gene encoding 16S rRNA processing protein RimM codes for the protein MAESYITVGKLGKPHGISGAFRFLLSLELKSKNRFPKYFVLTSGNHSAPQFINKIEWIGEKDGIITFEEINSRETAKRYNGSAILLLEKDITSYFKKEDTGEHDLTGFLASDETEGLIGRIHEMIESPGQILLSIEDKDILIPLVDEFIVKINRPKREILFRLPEGLLDL
- a CDS encoding DUF4159 domain-containing protein, encoding MKRVLITGLILWICCAFVVVDQPIKIALLKYNGGGDWYANPTSLPNLAKYCNQNIGTNIDTDIPSVEVGSAEIFNYPFVHMTGHGNVVFNEQELSNLRAYLVGGGFLHADDNYGMDKFIRPQLEKLFPGSKLIELPFSHAIFHQKYDFPNGLPKIHEHDGLPPQAFGIFHEGRLVVLYTYQCDLGDGWEDPEVHKDPEPVREKALKMGANIIRYVFSN